In the genome of Chryseobacterium oryzae, one region contains:
- a CDS encoding Nif3-like dinuclear metal center hexameric protein, which produces MTIKEVISIIESQIAIPQAEDFDNVGLLCGLPNRNVSRILVCHDALEKVIDEAIDKNCNLVVCFHPIIFSGLKSITGKNYVEKAVLKAIENKIAIYAIHTALDNDFFGVNARICNQLGLRNLKILQPKKNNLKQLTVFVPNNYSENVKEALFAAGAGNIGFYDECSFTIEGKGTFRPMEGSTPFSGQLNNREDAEEKMISVIFESYKQNQIVSAMKKAHPYEEVAHQIYSLDNQNQYSGLGMYGEFENEMEEKDFLRFIKDKFKVDIIKHSDFTGKKIKKVGVLGGSGASAIKSALGNNCDAFITGDLKYHDYFQAESKMLICDVGHYESEQWVAEQIFEILSQKISTFAILKSSEKTNPVNYFL; this is translated from the coding sequence ATGACAATAAAAGAGGTAATTTCTATCATAGAATCGCAGATTGCTATTCCACAAGCGGAAGATTTTGATAATGTAGGACTTTTATGCGGACTTCCCAACCGCAACGTAAGCCGAATTTTGGTTTGTCATGATGCATTAGAAAAAGTAATTGACGAGGCTATAGATAAAAACTGTAATCTTGTTGTTTGCTTTCATCCCATTATATTTTCTGGTTTAAAATCTATTACAGGAAAAAATTATGTTGAAAAAGCAGTTTTAAAAGCTATTGAAAATAAAATTGCTATTTATGCGATTCATACTGCTTTAGATAATGATTTTTTTGGAGTAAATGCAAGAATTTGCAATCAGTTGGGCTTGAGAAATTTAAAGATTCTTCAGCCTAAAAAAAATAATTTAAAACAGCTTACTGTTTTTGTTCCTAATAACTATTCTGAAAATGTAAAAGAAGCACTTTTTGCGGCAGGAGCAGGGAATATAGGGTTTTATGATGAATGCAGTTTTACCATCGAAGGAAAAGGAACTTTCAGACCGATGGAAGGTTCTACACCTTTTTCTGGGCAACTCAACAATAGGGAAGATGCAGAAGAAAAGATGATTTCGGTAATTTTTGAGTCCTATAAACAAAACCAAATCGTTTCAGCGATGAAAAAAGCTCATCCTTATGAGGAAGTGGCACATCAGATTTATAGTTTAGATAACCAAAATCAGTATTCGGGTTTAGGAATGTATGGTGAGTTTGAAAATGAAATGGAAGAGAAGGATTTCTTGAGGTTTATAAAAGATAAGTTTAAAGTTGATATCATTAAACATTCAGATTTTACTGGAAAAAAAATTAAAAAAGTAGGGGTTTTGGGTGGTTCTGGAGCAAGTGCTATAAAATCTGCTTTGGGCAATAACTGTGACGCTTTCATCACCGGAGATCTTAAATATCACGATTATTTTCAGGCAGAATCTAAGATGTTAATTTGCGATGTAGGACATTATGAATCTGAACAGTGGGTTGCAGAACAAATATTTGAAATTTTATCACAAAAAATTAGTACATTTGCAATCTTAAAATCTAGTGAAAAAACAAACCCAGTAAATTATTTCCTTTAG
- a CDS encoding zinc ribbon domain-containing protein: MAKTTEISVEEKLRALYDLQIIDSRLDEIRNTRGELPIEVEDLEIEIEGLETRAEKFHAEIKDQNDQINTKNEVISHAKNLIDKYKSQQDNVRNNKEFEALGKEIEYQELEIQLSEKRIKEFGAKIGHKEETLAELNNKISDLKNHLKFKKEELEGLISETQKEEEYLIEKSKEFASKIDERLLASYNRIRSNSSTGLAVVGLERGAPKGSFFTIPPQKQMEIAQRKKIIIDEHSGKILVDDELVMEETEKMNSVIKF, from the coding sequence ATGGCAAAAACCACCGAAATTTCAGTCGAAGAAAAATTAAGAGCTTTGTATGATCTTCAAATCATCGATTCAAGATTGGATGAAATCCGTAACACAAGAGGAGAATTGCCGATCGAAGTGGAAGATCTTGAAATTGAGATTGAAGGTCTTGAAACAAGAGCAGAGAAATTTCATGCAGAGATCAAAGATCAGAACGATCAGATCAATACAAAAAACGAAGTTATCAGCCACGCAAAAAATCTTATTGATAAATACAAATCTCAACAGGATAATGTAAGAAACAATAAAGAATTTGAAGCTTTAGGTAAAGAAATAGAATATCAGGAACTCGAAATTCAGCTTTCTGAAAAGAGAATTAAAGAATTTGGTGCAAAAATTGGGCACAAAGAAGAGACTTTAGCAGAACTGAATAATAAAATCAGCGATCTTAAAAACCATCTTAAATTCAAAAAAGAAGAATTGGAAGGTTTAATTTCTGAAACTCAGAAAGAAGAAGAATACCTAATCGAAAAATCTAAAGAATTTGCGTCTAAAATCGACGAAAGATTATTAGCTTCTTACAACAGAATCAGAAGTAACTCTTCTACAGGTTTAGCGGTTGTAGGATTAGAAAGAGGTGCTCCAAAAGGATCATTCTTCACTATTCCGCCTCAAAAACAGATGGAAATCGCTCAGAGAAAGAAAATTATCATCGACGAGCATTCAGGAAAAATCTTAGTAGATGATGAGTTGGTAATGGAAGAAACAGAAAAAATGAATTCTGTTATTAAATTCTAA
- a CDS encoding ion transporter, producing MEREHNLIPEDKLWKRFLYRVIYRSDTRLGKLFDVVLLVLILLSTAIIMMESIPKFDKKFHNYFVITEWIISIFFSAEYFLRIAVIKNKKNYIFSFFGIIDFLALVPFYLSFFFPITKYFLIFRMLRMLRVFRIFNLLDFMDDGYLIVRALKNSSRKIYIFLLFLIIFSVIVGSLMFMVEGGRSGFETIPQSIYWAVVTVTTVGYGDVSPITPMGKFFAVILMLAGYSIIAVPTGIVTAEMRSKRQNLEKVCERCGNEDIDDDARYCKQCGKKLA from the coding sequence ATGGAAAGAGAACACAATCTAATTCCCGAAGATAAACTTTGGAAAAGGTTTTTGTATCGGGTGATTTACCGTTCGGATACCCGGCTGGGAAAACTTTTTGATGTTGTTCTTCTTGTTCTTATCCTATTAAGTACAGCCATCATTATGATGGAAAGTATCCCGAAGTTCGACAAAAAATTTCACAATTACTTTGTTATTACAGAATGGATAATTTCTATTTTCTTCAGTGCAGAATATTTTCTGAGAATTGCAGTTATAAAAAATAAAAAAAATTATATTTTCAGCTTTTTTGGTATTATAGATTTTCTTGCATTAGTACCTTTTTATCTTAGTTTTTTCTTTCCGATAACGAAGTATTTTTTAATTTTCAGAATGTTGAGAATGCTTAGAGTATTCAGAATTTTCAATCTTTTGGATTTTATGGATGACGGATACCTCATCGTAAGAGCCCTTAAAAACAGTTCAAGAAAAATTTATATTTTTCTTTTATTTCTCATCATTTTCTCTGTAATTGTAGGTTCACTCATGTTTATGGTGGAAGGAGGAAGATCCGGGTTTGAAACCATACCGCAATCTATATACTGGGCAGTAGTAACGGTAACAACAGTAGGTTATGGTGATGTTTCTCCTATAACACCCATGGGAAAATTTTTTGCTGTTATTCTCATGCTTGCGGGTTATTCTATCATTGCAGTTCCCACAGGAATTGTGACCGCAGAAATGAGAAGCAAAAGACAAAACTTAGAAAAAGTCTGCGAACGTTGCGGGAATGAAGATATTGATGACGATGCACGCTACTGCAAACAGTGTGGCAAGAAATTGGCTTAA